The DNA window NNNNNNNNNNNNNNNNNNNNNNNNNNNNNNNNNNNNNNNNNNNNNNNNNNNNNNNNNNNNNNNNNNNNNNNNNNNNNNNNNNNNNNNNNNNNNNNNNNNNNNNNNNNNNNNNNNNNNNNNNNNNNNNNNNNNNNNNNNNNNNNNNNNNNNNNNNNNNNNNNNNNNNNNNNNNNNNNNNNNNNNNNNNNNNNNNNNNNNNNNNNNNNNNNNNNNNNNNNNNNNNNNNNNNNNNNNNNNNNNNNNNNNNNNNNNNNNNNNNNNNNNNNNNNNNNNNNNNNNNNNNNNNNNNNNNNNNNNNNNNNNNNNNNNNNNNNNNNNNNNNNNNNNNNNNNNNNNNNNNNNNNNNNNNNNNNNNNNNNNNNNNNNNNNNNNNNNNNNNNNNNNNNNNNNNNNNNNNNNNNNNNNNNNNNNNNNNNNNNNNNNNNNNNNNNNNNNNNNNNNNNNNNNNNNNNNNNNNNNNNNNNNNNNNNNNNNNNNNNNNNNNNNNNNNNNNNNNNNNNNNNNNNNNNNNNNNNNNNNNNNNNNNNNNNNNNNNNNNNNNNNNNNNNNNNNNNNNNNNNNNNNNNNNNNNNNNNNNNNNNNNNNNNNNNNNNNNNNNNNNNNNNNNNNNNNNNNNNNNNNNNNNNNNNNNNNNNNNNNNNNNNNNNNNNNNNNNNNNNNNNNNNNNNNNNNNNNNNNNNNNNNNNNNNNNNNNNNNNNNNNNNNNNNNNNNNNNNNNNNNNNNNNNNNNNNNNNNNNNNNNNNNNNNNNNNNNNNNNNNNNNNNNNNNNNNNNNNNNNNNNNNNNNNNNNNNNNNNNNNNNNNNNNNNNNNNNNNNNNNNNNNNNNNNNNNNNNNNNNNNNNNNNNNNNNNNNNNNNNNNNNNNNNNNNNNNNNNNNNNNNNNNNNNNNNNNNNNNNNNNNNNNNNNNNNNNNNNNNNNNNNNNNNNNNNNNNNNNNNNNNNNNNNNNNNNNNNNNNNNNNNNNNNNNNNNNNNNNNNNNNNNNNNNNNNNNNNNNNNNNNNNNNNNNNNNNNNNNNNNNNNNNNNNNNNNNNNNNNNNNNNNNNNNNNNNNNNNNNNNNNNNNNNNNNNNNNNNNNNNNNNNNNNNNNNNNNNNNNNNNNNNNNNNNNNNNNNNNNNNNNNNNNNNNNNNNNNNNNNNNNNNNNNNNNNNNNNNNNNNNNNNNNNNNNNNNNNNNNNNNNNNNNNNNNNNNNNNNNNNNNNNNNNNNNNNNNNNNNNNNNNNNNNNNNNNNNNNNNNNNNNNNNNNNNNNNNNNNNNNNNNNNNNNNNNNNNNNNNNNNNNNNNNNNNNNNNNNNNNNNNNNNNNNNNNNNNNNNNNNNNNNNNNNNNNNNNNNNNNNNNNNNNNNNNNNNNNNNNNNNNNNNNNNNNNNNNNNNNNNNNNNNNNNNNNNNNNNNNNNNNNNNNNNNNNNNNNNNNNNNNNNNNNNNNNNNNNNNNNNNNNNNNNNNNNNNNNNNNNNNNNNNNNNNNNNNNNNNNNNNNNNNNNNNNNNNNNNNNNNNNNNNNNNNNNNNNNNNNNNNNNNNNNNNNNNNNNNNNNNNNNNNNNNNNNNNNNNNNNNNNNNNNNNNNNNNNNNNNNNNNNNNNNNNNNAGGACGATTCCATGGAGTGAATCCTGAATCATGGGTCTTCCAAGCAGAGCGCTACTTTGAATTTTATGGAATCACGGAGGATCATAAGTTAACACTAGCATCGTTCTACTTGGATGGTGATGCATTGGAATGGTACAGATGGCTGTTTCGCAATAAACAGTTAGTTAATTGGGAGCATTTCGCTGAGAAATTGCTGGTCCAATTTCAGAAACGAGATCTAGAGGCACCAGAGGGTCGACTTGCTAAACTTCGGCAGACCACTACGGTGGCTGAATACCAAAGTCGTTTTGAAGCGGTTTCTAATGAGACGATGCATTTTCCAGATCAGGTATTAGCACATTTTTTTACTTCTGGACTGAGACCTGATATTAAAATGGTTGTTTTAATTCGTGAACCCACAAAATTAAATGAAGCTATACGTTTATCCCATTTATACGAGCAAAAGATCCAACTTGAACGAGGCTCCTTTAAGCCTGCTTTCAGTAAAGCTCCACCACTTCTGCCAACTCCCACTCATCCTTATACAGTCTCAAAGCCCTCCATATCGAATCAACTAGCTTCAGTTTCCCAAACTGCATCAAATCGTCCGCCCATGAGACGACTTTCCCCCGCAGAGTTACAAAGTCGACGAGAACGTGGTCTTTGTTATTCTTGTGATGAAAAATACTCTCCTGGTCACAAATGTAAGTCACTTCCCCAACTTCTACTGTTATCTGAAGAGTCTGAGGCTGAAGCTGCCTTACCAGATCAATTTGTGTCGGATGATGTCTTAGCGGAGGAATTACAATGTTTGGAGGTTCAAGAACAGTCAGCTATTTCATATCATGCTTTATCTGGAAGAAATTCTTCCACTACTCTCCAATTTACTGGTCATGCTAATGGTTCACCAGTACAAGTGCTTGTGGATAATGCTAgtacacataattttattcagGCGAGGATGGCAAACTTTCTTCAGTTGGAAACTGAACCAACGCCAAGCTTTTCGGTGGTGGTAGGAAGTGGACAGCGATTACGATGTGAGGGAGTGGCTAAAAAAATTCCATTAACCATACAGGGAAACAAAATAGTGGAAGATCTATACATTTTATCCCTTCATGGTGCTGATACAGTACTCGGGGTTTCATGGCTTGCAACTTTGGGTCCTGTCCTTACTGATTATGCAAAGAGAATATTTGAATTTACTCTGAATGGTTCTAAGATCTCATGGAAAGGAGATGCATCTATTGATATGCAATCAGTGCAATTACATAGTCTGAAAAGAATGGCTGCTACAGATGCAATTTCCTCCTATTTTCATCTACAATTGGTATCTGATTCGGAACCTTCATGTACTCTCCCCTCTGAATTAGCAATGGTGCTCAATACATATGAAGATGTCTTTCAAAAACCTCTAGGTTTGCCTCCTTCACGAAGTCAAGACCAAGCAATCTATCTAGTTCCAGGTGCAGGACCGGTTAATGTGAAACCATATCGATATCCTTATTTTCAAAAGCAAGTTATGGAGCAGTTAGTGTCTAAAATGCTAAAAGAAGGAACAATCAGAACAAGTACTAGTCCATTTTCCTCTCCAGTATTGCTGGTTCGAAAAAAAGATGGCACATAGAGGTTTTGTGTTGACTATCGTGCATTAAATGCAATCACAATTCGTGATAGATTTCCAATTCCTACAATTGATGAactttttgatgaattgaatgGTGCTCGCTATTTTTCCAAGTTGGATTTATTGTCTGGATATCATCAAATTAGGGTTCGTTCGGAGGATGTCCCTAAGACGGCATGTCGCACTCATGATGGACATTATGAATTTCTCGTCATGCCATTTGGCCTTACAAATGCACCATCTACATTTCAAGTAACTATGAATGAGATATTCAGACCTTACTTGCGTCGATATGTCCTGGTATTctttgatgacattttgatatatagTCCTACTTGGACTGATCACTTGGAACATTTGGTCTCGGTTCTTCAATTATTGCGTCAATATCAATTGGTGGCCAAGCGGTCCAAATGCTTATTTGGACAGGAATCAGTGGACTATTTAGGACATATTATTTCATCTCAAGGATTATCTGTCGACCCAGGAAAAGTGGAATCCATCGAGCAATGGGCACCACCTCATACAGTGAAAGAAGTGCAGAGTTTTCTCGGCCTTGCAGGCTACTACCGACGATTTATCCACCATTATGCTTCCATAGCAAGTTCAATTACTGATTTGCTAAAGAAGGAAGTTTTTCGATGGACACTAGAAGCTCAAATTGCATTTGAAACTTTGAAGACTAAATTGGGTTCCACTCCAGTATTAGCATTACCAGATATCAATCAAGAATTTCAAGTAGAGACTGACGCTTCTGGGAAAGgaattggtgccattctatCTCAAAAAGGGCACCCCATCGCTTTTTTTAGTCAGAAATTAAATGCAAGGATGCAACGGGCTTCAACATATCATCGTGAGATGTTTGCCATTACTCAAGCTGTGAGTAAATGGAGGCAATATCTTCTTGGTAGAAGGTTTACAATACTAACATATCAGCAGTTTTTGAAGAACCTCACTAATCAAACCATCCAAACTCCTGAGCAACAAAAATGGCTCACTAAACTAGTGGGTTATGATTTTCATATCATATACAGGCCTGGCAAACAAAATTCAGCCGTTGATGCCCTCTCTCGTAATTCAGATGCTTTTCTTATGGCCATTAATGCCAGGACCTTTAATCTAGAACAAGAATTGAAACCCTTGAATCAATCACATCCAGAACTATTGGCTATTCAGCAAGCTTTACAAAAAGATCCGGAGACTCATATGGATTTCCAATTTAAGGATGggttgttattttttaaaggcAGGCTTGTGATTCCATCAAATGCACCACTACGACACAAACTAATATTTGAATTCCATGCCACGAATATCGGAGGACATGCTGGTGTGGCAAGAACATACCATCAAttggcttcaaatttttattggCGACAAATGCGCAAGGATGTGAAATCATTTGTTACAACTTGTCAGATATGTCAACAGATGAAAGACACAAAGTTGCATCCAGCAAGTTTATTGCAACCTCTCCTTATACCAAATCAAGTCTTTGAAGATATCGcaatggattttatcacttgCCTTCCAGGTTTCAAAGGGAAAACTACTATCCTTACCGTGGTGGATCGACTGACCAAATATGGTCATTTTATTCCCTTACCTTCCACATTCTCTACTCAACTGGTAGCTGAAGCATTCGTAGTAGGTGTAATTCGCCTTCACGGCCCTCCTCGCACTATTGTCACTGATCGTGACCCACGATTCCTCAATTCTTTTTGGCAAGAAATAAATCATTTGCAGGGTTCAACATTGGCTATGAGTACTGCATATCATCCCCAAACTGATGGACAGTCCGAAGCTCTAAATAAATGTCTTGAACAATATCTTCGTTGTTATGTTACTGATGCTCCAACAAAGTGGGTAACCATGCTGCCTTGGGCTGAATTCTGGTACAATACTTCGTACCAAACATCAGCTGGAATGACACCGTTTAAAGCATTGTATGGACGAGAACCCCCAACTATCGCTCGATATATATTGGGGAACACTGCTAGTGAATTGGTGGAGGCCTACTTCATTCAGCGTGATGCAGTTCTAGCgttgttgaaaaataatttgctCAAAGCTCAAACAAAGATGAAGACGTTTGCAGATAAACATTGTACTGATTTAGTGTTTACAGTGGGTAATTGGGTTTTCGTAAAATTGAAACCATACCGACAACTTTCTATGCGACTGCAAAAGGGACATAAGCTTGGACGACGATACTTTGGTCCTTTCAAGGTCATCAAACGCATTGGAGAGGTGGCATATAAATTGGAGTTGNNNNNNNNNNNNNNNNNNNNNNNNNNNNNNNNNNNNNNNNNNNNNNNNNNNNNNNNNNNNNNNNNNNNNNNNNNNNNNNNNNNNNNNNNNNNNNNNNNNNNNNNNNNNNNNNNNNNNNNNNNNNNNNNNNNNNNNNNNNNNNNNNNNNNNNNNNNNNNN is part of the Solanum stenotomum isolate F172 chromosome 8, ASM1918654v1, whole genome shotgun sequence genome and encodes:
- the LOC125873676 gene encoding uncharacterized protein LOC125873676, encoding MSNLSKLEFVALDISRNNYLSWVLDAEIHLNTKSLGDSIIEGNKASSRDKAKTMIFLRHHRDESLKVEYLMVKDPLELWIVSCLLVAEQHHGILMRNHEARPTGSAPLPEAHRVEMHGCIKIPSKEKEIKVVPPLLMAQVESHFTLKNAAQAGFSQKYDENVEANLALKDDAFDGLDDITHLEADDFFGDRRFHGVNPESWVFQAERYFEFYGITEDHKLTLASFYLDGDALEWYRWLFRNKQLVNWEHFAEKLLVQFQKRDLEAPEGRLAKLRQTTTVAEYQSRFEAVSNETMHFPDQVLAHFFTSGLRPDIKMVVLIREPTKLNEAIRLSHLYEQKIQLERGSFKPAFSKAPPLLPTPTHPYTVSKPSISNQLASVSQTASNRPPMRRLSPAELQSRRERGLCYSCDEKYSPGHKCKSLPQLLLLSEESEAEAALPDQFVSDDVLAEELQCLEVQEQSAISYHALSGRNSSTTLQFTGHANGSPVQVLVDNASTHNFIQARMANFLQLETEPTPSFSVVVGSGQRLRCEGVAKKIPLTIQGNKIVEDLYILSLHGADTVLGVSWLATLGPVLTDYAKRIFEFTLNGSKISWKGDASIDMQSVQLHSLKRMAATDAISSYFHLQLVSDSEPSCTLPSELAMVLNTYEDVFQKPLGLPPSRSQDQAIYLVPGAGPVNVKPYRYPYFQKQVMEQFPIPTIDELFDELNGARYFSKLDLLSGYHQIRVRSEDVPKTACRTHDGHYEFLVMPFGLTNAPSTFQVTMNEIFRPYLRRYVLVFFDDILIYSPTWTDHLEHLVSVLQLLRQYQLVAKRSKCLFGQESVDYLGHIISSQGLSVDPGKVESIEQWAPPHTVKEVQSFLGLAGYYRRFIHHYASIASSITDLLKKEVFRWTLEAQIAFETLKTKLGSTPVLALPDINQEFQVETDASGKGIGAILSQKGHPIAFFSQKLNARMQRASTYHREMFAITQAVSKWRQYLLGRRFTILTYQQFLKNLTNQTIQTPEQQKWLTKLVGYDFHIIYRPGKQNSAVDALSRNSDAFLMAINARTFNLEQELKPLNQSHPELLAIQQALQKDPETHMDFQFKDGLLFFKGRLVIPSNAPLRHKLIFEFHATNIGGHAGVARTYHQLASNFYWRQMRKDVKSFVTTCQICQQMKDTKLHPASLLQPLLIPNQVFEDIAMDFITCLPGFKGKTTILTVVDRLTKYGHFIPLPSTFSTQLVAEAFVVGVIRLHGPPRTIVTDRDPRFLNSFWQEINHLQGSTLAMSTAYHPQTDGQSEALNKCLEQYLRCYVTDAPTKWVTMLPWAEFWYNTSYQTSAGMTPFKALYGREPPTIARYILGNTASELVEAYFIQRDAVLALLKNNLLKAQTKMKTFADKHCTDLVFTVGT